In one Tripterygium wilfordii isolate XIE 37 chromosome 22, ASM1340144v1, whole genome shotgun sequence genomic region, the following are encoded:
- the LOC119991776 gene encoding 50S ribosomal protein HLP, mitochondrial-like, with translation MAARFISKCSKVGRSLVGGVGNNSSNLWSTHRETICSNFLFQQQRTFIQMRTVLKVVDNSGAKKVMCIQALKGRKGARLGDTIVASVKEALPNGKVKKGKVVYGVVVRAAMQKGRVDGSEVKFDDNAVVLVDKQGQPIGTRVFGPVPHELRKKKHVKILTLAQHIA, from the exons ATGGCAGCAAGATTCATATCAAAGTGTTCTAAAG TGGGCCGATCATTGGTTGGTGGTGTCGGAAACAACTCATCTAACTTATGGAGCACTCATCGTGAGACGATTTGCAGTAATTTCTTGTTTCAG CAACAAAGAACTTTCATTCAGATGAGAACTGTTCTCAAAGTTGTTGATAACTCGGGAGCAAAAAAGGTTATGTGCATACAAGCTTTGAAGGGGAGGAAAGGTGCACGATTGGGAGACACTATTGTTGCATCTGTAAAGGAAGCCCTGCCAAATGGAAAAGTAAAGAAAGGAAAGGTTGTGTATGGCGTGGTTGTGCGTGCTGCCATGCAGAAGGGCCGTGTCGATGGAAGTGAGGTGAAGTTTGATGATAATGCTGTGGTGCTGGTTGATAAGCAAGGCCAGCCAATTGGGACCAGAGTATTTGGGCCAGTTCCACATGAGCTTAGGAAGAAAAAGCATGTCAAAATCCTTACCTTAGCTCAGCATATTGCCTGA